ttggcctagtggctaaaatcctcgccttgaatgccccgggatcccatatgggcgccggttctaatcctggcagctccacttcccatccagctccctgcttgtggcctgggaaagcagtcgaggacggcccaaagctttgggaccctgcacccgagtgggagacccggaagaggttccaggttcccagcatcagatcggcgcaccggcccgttgcagctcacttggggagtgaaacatcggatttaagatcttcctctctgtttcttctcctctctgtatatctggctttccaataataataaatcttaaaaaaaaaaaaattctgcatttaACTTGTGCTTATTTTTATTCCTGATACAAACTTCTCTTTACTTCTGATGTCATCTATTTCTGTATCTCAAAAACTACCTTGAATAATCACTAGTACATTCATTCCACagtctttattctttattttcaattttcatagTAACTCACCAACAGTCACAGACTTTAAACATTTCCTTAAGAAAATCTTGCCCTAAAGCTCACCGATGGGTGCCAACACTGTGTCATGACCGCAGGCAGCTACTTGCAGTTCTGCATCTGatgtgggtgcctgtttgagtaccagctgttccactttcaatcgagctccctgctaatgcgcctggaaaatcagtggaggatggcccaagcacatggtCCCCTGCATTTAaatgagacctgaaagaagctcctgcctcaagcctggggccatttggggaataaaacatcagacaaagatttttttttttctgtatctctcctccacctctccctctgtgtatatctctcctccacctctccctctgtgtaactctgcctttcaaataaattcttcaaaaaaaatcagtcagggcctggcaccatagcttagaatcccatatagatgctggttcacatcccagctgctccacttcccttccagcttgttgcttgtgacctgggaaagcagtggaggatggcccaaagcttggaaccctgctcctggctcctggctttggttcgcctcagctctggccattgcggccacttgaagagtgaactagttgatggaagatctttctgtctctcctttctgtaaatatgcctttccaataaaagtgaataaatcttaaaaacaattaatTGGGTGCTGGGACTGTGGCGCAGGAGGCAGAGCTTCTGCCTgctgcgctggcatcccatggggcaactgttcaagtcccaactgctccatttgcaaaatagctccctgcttatggcccagaaaAGTGGCAGAGGTAAGGCCCTGCCCTTacatgagacccagaagctcctggctcctggcttcagattggctcagctccagcagctgcagctgtgtaaggagtgaaccagggaatggaagactgtctctgtctctcctctttgcatctctgcctttcaaataaaaacattttttaaaactttaggaTTACCTATTATAGTCCCCTGACCAGGTCTTCTTGAACATCAGCTAAAGGTCAAGAACCGCCCTATTTGGCATTTCCAGTACCTAAACATGCAGCAGGGAGTCGGGAACTATCTCAACGATGGCATAGCTCACTACTTCCCTGGGCTGCTATTTAAAAGGCTACTCTGCTACCACAAACCTCACGTGACAAGTCTCTTTCCTGTCTGCCATTCTTCTATTCCAGCAGCCCAAAGAAGCCCAACTGTGTCTATGGAGCATTTCATCAGATAAACAAATTAAATCATGCATATTATAGAGAAATACACAACACTAACCTTAGTAAAATGTTACAAGTTAATTTTACCTTCTATGCTGTGGCAGGCCATAAACACACTTATAACAAATTATCCTAACTGCATGCTAAAAACAATTAAGGAAAACACATATTATACGACAAAACATTCACAGACATGCCAGATTTTCTCATCTATTCTGCATTTGTGTCAACATACAAATTAGGTTTTCAAAAAAAGAACAATATAATTAAATGGCACAGCAGTAATGTGACTGATGAGGAATAAAAATTAGATTCTGAAACGTATGCATCTAATGCCTTTTTTCCTTACCTTTCAACAAGGCGGTAATTTACTTCTTTGTATACttaaacactgaaataaaatatattacttggcagagagagaagtagatCATTTAGTGCTTAAATTAGAgccttaacattttaaaatgtctttatcaTCCACCTTCCCTACCATTATCTACTCTAACATGAACAGATGGTATCTTCGTCCTAAAAACACAAGCACAATTTCAGGCATTATTTCACTCCAAAGGTTCTTGTCTCTAAGTCATAAAACTATGAGGCAAAAATCTAACGATCCCAATATCTAAACAACAAAAGATAacttaacataaataaaaattagcaaatgTCTTAGGAAACTTTGTCTCAATTCCCGCACCTTGCTGTGGTTATTTTGTATGCACACTCTTTTAATAATCAGACTTCCCAGTAAAGAACCATTGTATTTTGGTGATACAATGTTTAGTAGTTTCATAATAGAAATAATTTAGAGCTAGATTTAACCTACCAAAAAAACCTGGCAATATAATTACACAGCACAGCCATTTCTAATACAAAAGCAATTCCTCCTACTCAGCACTATTCATATACAAATATTCTAATCTGTACTTAAAATCTCTAGATTTTTAATAATAAACTGTTTTAGTTGGCACTCCAGTTCTTGCTTACAGCATTAGAGCAATACATTTTTCAATTAATAGCAATGACTAACACTGACGAACTAAAATCAGAACACTGCCTCCAAAAAAAAAAGGGTGCAATTTCCAAAACCGTAACAAAAATGAGAATTTAGCTTTTTAAACCTGTGTGTGAAAGTTCAGCAGTCAGGAGACACAGTTTGGGATACTCACACCCCACAGCACAGTTCCATTCCTAACTCCAGTCtcctgccaacatgcctgggGAACGTGGGTCCCCGTCACCCATGCCGGAGCCTATAActggttctgggctcctggcttaggcctgagcCAGTGCTAACTGGtgcagtcaactggggagtgaactagcagacagaagatctctctccacctttcaagtagTTTTTTTAAGCGCTATAAATGTTAAACAATTAATTCTTAAATTTCTATATAGATAAGAACAGGTTAGTAAACGATCCTCTGAATGGTGTGTTTACGTAAGACATAAAATGGTACGCATAATAAATTCACGCAAGTTTGTATTAGCCCAACGTAAATTAACAATCTTACTAACCAAATACATAGCTTGGAAATGACTTCTTAGATAAAAAATAATACCTGCCAGGACCTTTCTATTGTGTGTAATACACAATAGAATCcagaaatatacaaaatgaatgaatgaatccagAAATAGACAAAAGACGCCCTATCACAGCTGCCACTACTCTACCTTAAAGAAACCCAGCAACTCTGGACAGGATCAGGTTTCTTCAGTAAGTCTAGCATTCTGTGAATGAGTTTGGACAAATGAAAGAGAACAATGCTACAAGGTTGCAAATGCAATGGCTACTATGAGATTTTAAGGCCTAAGCTTGCATCCTGTTTTATTCGATCACTAGAATTAATCAACCCCATGCAAAACTGACCTTCTGCAAGAACTTCGCCAAGACAAATCTTCAAAAGGCACATCAATGCCTACTGCTCTAACCAACTAGAAAAGGCATATGCACCACCCAGTCTCACAAAGCTCATTTTAGGTTTGAACtgcttaaaaacacagaaaaactaaACACTTGAATTCTTATAAAGAATGTGCAACtattaatattttatgtgaaatgGGCAGTATATCACTCCATTGCATAAATAACCCAAGGAAAATGAAaccaactgattttaaaaaattctggaaattaacaaaataaaatctttttaaaatttcttttccttttatatttaGTATATAAGAGACTGTGGttatctccccaaatgcccacaacaggctgtgccaggtcaaagccaggagcccactcaATCCAGGTGTTCTATGAGTGTGGCAGAAAACCAAGaactttgagccatcacctcctgccctcTTCCAGTTAGCAAGAATCTAGAATCAGAAGCACAGCCATGGCTTGAACATTCTTAAAAGCAACCATATCCGGAGTAAACAGTTTTTACATTGGAATTCTGTAGTGTTTAATCCACTTAATATTACAAGCAGCTGGCAATCTCCATGCCCAACACATATTTTTACTGAAACAGTTGTCAAAAATTACAGCCAATACAAGCTTAGGCTTTACGTGTCTAATTTCAGCATACATTGCTAAAAAATTATGGCTGTGGATTATTTTGGCTTCCAAATCATACAGATAGACAGGATCAAATCAGAGACTGGGAGTGAGCCCTGGAATGCCTAGgcctcacatcagagtgcctgccaTCAATCAAGGTCACTCCTACctcctgatccagcctcctgcgacagcagagcctggaaggcaacagtgacGGTTACAGGGGCTCACTCACACCAGGAACCTGGGTTAAGGCCTGCAGGCCTCAGGCCTTTGGGGAGGGagtcaaaaatgttaaaaatactttaatttaaaaagcctTCTAAGCAGAGATTAATCTTACCATTACAATGTACTCTATTTTGTTTTGCACTATatcatgtatctttttaaaaatgcgaCTGGTCCTCTAAATTCACTGCATGACCCCACTGATCTTTTTTTTCAACTGGGTTctcaagagaacagaaaatgccCCAAATCACCCATAGTATATAATGAATTCATTTCTCTCCAAAGCACCCAGAAAGATCCCAACTTTGGgagaacagacaaaaaaaaaaatcagattactAATACTTTTTCAGAATCTCATTTGAGAAAGGTTACATGGATAATAAACTAATGTGACAAGAAACTTAGACCAAAAGGACATATTTCTAAGTTTTTatcataagctttttaaaaagaatggtaATGACTTCATCGTTTAGTAGCAGCTAGGAACAGGCTGCATTTCTTAAACAACAGGGGGTACTACTTCCAAATTATAGATTTCACAAAAATGCCAGGAAGACAGGGTCCACAAATCTTGCTATTAACAGAATAAGTTCCAAAATCTTAAATTACTCTGAACTCATTACAAgggtcaagaaacaagaaatgtatTCTAAACTCGAAACCAATTAAAACAGGCCTGTTAGTGTCCATCATCCAAAACCTTAATGTCATTTTAGCCACGCAATCACCACGGGTAGTACCTCTAAAACAAGTAATTGTATCTCTTCAGGTCTCAACCTAACATAATAAGtcagaaaatattttgcatttcttctAACAAGTTTCATCATCTTGCAAGTAAACAGATACTCAACTCACATACTCACTGTGTGTACAAACAACTACAAGGCAACTGCATACTCCAGTTACCTGTCTTAGAAATACCTTCACCACACTCTAGATGTCAAGATAGTTGACGTATCATAAAGACTCAACTCCCAAActgtttttctcattctttcatgTGATGAGTTATAATAATAGAATACATGcaaattaaatatgtatgtaaagGTTAGagtatcatttttcaaaataaaacattcaagcGCTGCAGAGGCTGAGAAGGCTGCAGAAGAAGCAGTTCAACTACCTGAGGTCCTGGAAGTCCATGAACTCCAGGACGGGGTTGCCGCCCCGGCgagagcctggcccagacctggttatcacagtcatttagggagtgaacctgcaaatgtaagtttctctttctgctgctcaaTCCTTTGAAATTAACAAGATCTCCTTAAGTATCTTTCACAAGCTAGGCTCCTGAACACTTCCAACAGGGAAGAaaatttcatatgtttatttcaaTGACCACTGCAGAAATGAAGAAGTACAATACATGTGGTCagggaaaagttttttttaagttgacaTCTTTAGGTCACCTACTTGCATCACAGATAGGTTTTTTCCCCGCTACACAGAGAAAAATTACATTGTTTTGCCTACCTAATAGTACCCAATCTAGATCTTAACATAAGGTTATAAAATCCAGTCTTTCACTTAGTAGGGACTACTAACTGAAGAATCACCTATAATTGTCATCTCATTGACTATAAAGGACCTTCTCTAATGTGCTTAAACATCATCATAAGTGAACACcatctttcaaatttatttacagACTATGACTTGACTTGGCACCCTTTTCTCCTGACAGAAATTTAATGCAGTCTTTGCCAAAAATGATCACTAGTGACATTGTTGTATATGTTTGGGCATCACAAAATACAATAACCattttttctaatgaaaatgaacaagtatttggcatagcagtttaaGCATCCTCTGGATAGCCACACCCCATACCAGAGTGGTtgaattcaagttctggctctacCTCCAAATCCTACTAACAAgcactcagaggcagcaggtaaggACTGTAACTGGGTCCATACCATCCAGACAGGAGACTCAGaccaagttccaggctcccagcattgccctgcccagccctgactgttgtgaaaCAGTAGGCAGAAGTTCTCTACTTCTCTGTCGTCCAAAGTGAAACTGCCCTGGTGggtgtggtcatttagggagtgaaccagcagatgatttctctctcttactttgaagtaaatagatctttaacaGTTCATCAGAGTTGGGTGATATTCTTGTAagaatttaacttttatttattcaaaagccagagaaagatatcacccatctactagttcattctcaAATGTTTACAAAAGGCCGGGGCTGGCCCAAACCAAAGCCAAGGGCGCaaatctcaatccaggtctctcataacagtggcaggaacccaagttcacAGGGATGCCATGGTGACTCAACAGGCACCCCATACAGGTGCCAAATGGTATCCAAGCTTCTCCACTTAaaacccagccccctgcttgtcacctggaatGCAGGGCAGGATGCTCCCAGACCTTGGTCAcctgaagccacatgggagacctggaggaaacacccagctcctgccttcaccctggcccagccatctggggagtgagccaacagatggaagatctttctctctgtctctccttttctctaactctCAAATTAACAaattagaataataataataaataaaaataataaatcagcgTGTCAAATTATATTATTACACTATTCATACAGTTCTTTACATAACAGATTCATATACTCGTgacaatctttattttaaaaagtctgatttAGGAGGGGCAGTACAACAGcccaactggctaaccctctacgtgcaagcaccagcatcccgtatgaagatgtatcccagctgctccacggcccatccagctccctgcttgtggcctaagaaagcagtctgaggacggtccaaaacccttgggaccctgcaccggtgtggtagaccaggaagaggctcctggcttcagagcagatcagctccggctgctgtggccacttggaaagtgaatcatcggacggaagatcttcctctctgtatatctgacttaccaataaaaaataaatctttaaaaaaacgttGTTTCAAAATCCAGGTTGGTTTTTACTTTGACTGTTTCAGGGTAAAGGAGTGAAAATTGCTAGACTTCAACTCAGAGGACCTGCAATCAATTTGTGACTCTTCCATCTACCAATTACACAAGAAGGAGCATGTGACCCATTTGGGACTGATTGCTCAGTAAGAAAAATACTCCAGTTTGTCTTTCTTACAGTTTCAGAGACCTGACTCACAATGTTCCGAGGAGCGAATTGTTAAATTGTACAGTGGCGAGTCATAAGAAAACAACCACTAAGTCATGTATTAAATGTAAGTCCAGATTGTAGAGTGTTAAGTGATCGCTTTCCCTAAAATCTCTTATCTGTGTGCTGATTCAAGCCAaccgctctgcttccaatccagcttcctgctagtgtgcctgggaggccTCAGAGACAGAGGATGTCAGTATCGGGCCCCTACCACACAgctggaagatccagatggaattccaggctcttggtttcagcctagcccagcacttaTTGTTGCAGTCATTGAGAAGTGAAGACAGAAAATCAATCCCTGAGGAGTCATCGTGGGGCCATCTAGAGCACcaacaatcccatatgggcaccattttgagtcccagcagctccacttctgatccagctccaactaatggcctgggaaagcactgaggacagcccaagtcctggggcccctacacccacatggcagatccagaGGAAGACTTCCTCCTTCTGCCATCCCTAAtaactctctcaagtaaatacatcattttagAAATATTGCCTTTTTCTGAATTTCCTTAAATTCCACTAAAATTACCTCAGCTTACGCAGAACTGAAAGCAATAACAAAatacagtgggaaaaaaaatgtaacagaagTAAAAGCAAgggaaaatgtaaaatttaacactttcccaaaataaaaaaatgtttaaattaataaAGCCCGACACGATAAGGGACCATACCCCTTGTGAAAGGAGGGTTTCAATCTGAGCATATTACTTTTCAGTTAAgcaaattcattcatttacttcttTAACCTTTATCATGGCTCCCATGTTTTTGCCACACAAAGAACCAAAAATTCAGGCAAAGAAGTTTATCCCAAAAATGTTGTCAGAGTAACAGATAAGAGAAAGAATACATTGCAAGTTAGGGGGCTACCGATGGACCAGTATAGACCAAGACCCTAGTACCACAACAATCTAAAGGGCCATTCCACATTTGGAGCATATGGATCACCTCTGAACATAGACCTCAGCTCTAGACAAGCTCACTATAACTCAGTTGCACACTTTGAGGCCTGATTCAAGTCATTCCTGCTTTTAAATCAGTTAATAACTGAAGAACAAATTTAACTGGCTAACAGTGGCAAGGAACCCTATGCAACTTTGGAAGCAGCAAGCCATAAACTACTCTAATGAGAGTGTCAAATTATCTTCATTGAACTTAGAAGCAAATCATCACCTTAACTCTACATCACTTAATTTtccttaagattttaaaaataccgTTAACAAAGAGCAAGACACCAAATCTTAGCATCTTGTCAAAAGTTTGTTGTAAATAACTTTAACTTATTCATTCAGTTCTTCTgtaaaaacagaagcagagacactTCAAGAAATCAAAACCAAATATTGCAAAAACTACAATTTCAACAAAACATAGCCAGCCTTTTGTTGtcattaaaatatacataaaaaacTGCATAAGAACAGTGTTTGTTACATTTTAAATACTTAGTGTTAATTACACATCCATTTTGATAAAGCAAATACACAGACCTGCAAGGGAGTATTTAAAAACCCAATTCTTGTCAATTTCTCAAGCTTAGTTAGAATGAAAGTTTAGGTTAATTCTTCACATACTGctatggagggaaaaaaagaggtaATGATCTTTTTGCTGATAGCTTTTCATAACCCTAGTCAAAAACAACATTTGTCTTAGCTCTGTCACAATTTTTTAATTATTCCTTTCTTGCAAACAAAGTTTTGGCAAACAGAATCTCAAGACCACGGTTGCACCATGGAAAGTGGCCTTAAGACCACACCACCAGAAGAGTGTGGCTGGCCATTATCCTTTCTGTACAGGGAAAGAAACACCAAAGTGTAAAATTCTCTTTagtcctaggaaagcaacagacctATCTTCAAGAAGTAGAATGTgtgaaaaagaaaggaggagcaCGTCCCAACTGATCCACTCTCTGGATAGCTAATTTTGGAAGGGCCAATGCCCTTCAGCTTCATtcacttcatctgtaaaatgggaataaccTTACTTCACTCACAACATCGTAATGTCAAATGAGAAAACACACAGGAAGAAGTCTAGAAACTGCAATAGCAACCCATCACACTGATCAATGTCCTGTTGCTGCAATCAGTTTCATGACAGCTTGTCacactcttaaaaacaaaaatcccactTCAAAGTAAACCATTTCCGTCATGCAACATTGCGAGTTATAACACACACTTGCCTTAGGTTGAGTTCTCTTCCCATTTCTCATGCTGaatttctccttcatttcttctaaaattattttcagcTTCTTTTCTTCAGGTGTCCCCAAGTACTTTTGGTTCACATGAAGATAACAGTGCCATTTGGCTGATTCAAAACCCCAGTGGCAAGTTCTTTTGTCAGGTGATCTGTGAGAATGCATCACAAACGTTTGAGGTGCAAACATCCCACAGCACTCCAGACACTGAATACACGGAGCGTCAGGCTGCACATAGAACTGGGGTGCAAACAGGCCCTGACATTTGCCCAAGCATTCATGTTCCACTTCAAAGGCACTGCCAGTTTCCTTTAACTGGGCCAATGAAtgcttagcaggaagcaggctgcCATTTTGAGGAAAAGTTCTTGGCCGCAAAAGGGCATTACACAGTCTTTGTGCATCCGTTAACGTGATCAGCCCACAGGATGGGGCGTTGAATGGAAGAATTCCCAGGACCTTTAAGATATGAAGCTGGTCTGAAGTACACCTTGAACAATATATGTACAATTCGTCACACACCGTGTTTATTTGCTGAAGTGAAAACTCTCGGAGAACAGAATTTAAGACTTGGGGCAAACAGAGTCTCTTTTCTCCTCCAACTTGAAAACAAGAAATTGACTCGCCTTCCAACACAGTCTGGGTGAGTTCTGTGGAGCTATCTGAAGGGATGAGCAGTGGGCCAGGAAGAACCTGAGGTGATGGCAGAGGCAAAAATACTGTAGGTGACATGCTCTCTTGGGCATAACGAGCAGAAAAGGCTGCCGGGCCACCCAGAGAGCTCTGACTACTTAAATGGAATTGTGCCAACGTGTGTTTCAAACTTGGATTGAGGTTTAAAGACTCAGGCATGGAAGCACAGGTTCGCTTGCCCTGCTCGCCCGCCTCTGTCTCCATCGCTGCCTCTCCACACTCCTCCAGGTGCTCCTTCTTCACCTTGCTCATCAGTTTCCCATTTGCATGAATGTCCGTCAACATCTTCTTCACGGGGGGGCTGCCATCATCTGCCATCCCATTCAGTTTTTTATTTGAGCCCTGAACCGGGGGGAAGTTTGTCCGTAGGTTTTCCATGGAGACACAATCGAGTTAAAAAAGGAAGTCTGAGATTTGCATTGTTAATTAATTGCTTATTTGGAGAAAAGTAATGTTCACAAATACTGATGGTAACCAACAGGAAAATTTCCACAGCGATCGCCTCACTCTACAAATCCTGTGACTTTGGCCTTAGTCTGCTTAAACCATGGTGTGATTTCACTACCAAtgctataaaattttttttgcctCTAATAACAAAGAATTGTGAGAGGTATACGTCTGAGGAAGCCTTTCTTTTCTTCAGTTCTTCACGTAACATCTAACAAGATAAGGTTATCAATTTCTCAATCCAAGATATCCAGGTTCAACACAACTGTCTAGTTTGGTTCTTTTAGTAAAACACATGGGCCATTACTTTGCTATTAAAATCTACAATCACAAGTCAAAACGATACAAGTTGATTTAATTTTGCCACTGACACCAATAAAGTGTTGAGGGATATCATGGCCTCTAAAATGATGGTATCAGTCTGTGCTGGCAAACTGAAGACTTGTCCGAATCCTCACACCAGCGAGAAGAGCCTTCGATTTCACCTGAACTTCTATAATCAAAACTGATACTTAAGGAAAAATTGCCCAGTTATCTTCAAGGATTATAGTTTGTTCTTCTTTTAATGAATCTGAAAAAAGAGAAGGGGAATTGGGCAGAGTTAAATTTGGATTTGCTCCAGAGGCCAAAGGGTCAGGTTGAAACTAGTTTCTTAACCTTAAACTGAATTCACTTTACCAAAGGCTGACACTTATTTAACTAGAAGAACCCTAGTTTCGAACACAAAGCCAACGTGAGAAGTAGGGAGAGAAGCAACAACATCCCTCAGAAAAACGAAAGGCTACTCAAAATCAGAATACAAAGAACCTAAAACACCTCATCCCATCGAAAACTCAGTACCAGATGCTTTCTCGGCTGCATCATTTAATTCCAAAATAATTCATTACTTCtaatccgaaaaaaaaaaaaaagcagctccaTCTGAAAAATTCATATACAAGTCACCCTATCTACCATATGCAACTAAGTTACAATTTTAAGTGCATTAATTCATCTAGTGAGGGTATACTATCTCTCGGGAATTAACTGCAGGCAAAAATTAACTTCTCCCTTTAAAGGTTAGCGAATTCGCTTAATGGAAGCCAAAAGCTACAGTCTTCAAACCTGGGAATCTCCATCCTTGAACAAGACTAATCCGGGACAAAAAGCACCAGGCAGACAGCCCTTACAAAGAATGCaaatggaggaggaggggaaaaaggaaagattcttcctccacttcctcctggAGAGAAaaatccaccaaaaaaaaaaaaaatccaaaaagcagaaaaatctgCTTCCCAAACTCCCTACAATTAAAACAGACTCAAAGGATTAAGGACGAAAGCTGCTAGCCAGCCCTCCTACCG
This sequence is a window from Ochotona princeps isolate mOchPri1 chromosome 3, mOchPri1.hap1, whole genome shotgun sequence. Protein-coding genes within it:
- the SKIL gene encoding ski-like protein isoform X2, with translation MENLRTNFPPVQGSNKKLNGMADDGSPPVKKMLTDIHANGKLMSKVKKEHLEECGEAAMETEAGEQGKRTCASMPESLNLNPSLKHTLAQFHLSSQSSLGGPAAFSARYAQESMSPTVFLPLPSPQVLPGPLLIPSDSSTELTQTVLEGESISCFQVGGEKRLCLPQVLNSVLREFSLQQINTVCDELYIYCSRCTSDQLHILKVLGILPFNAPSCGLITLTDAQRLCNALLRPRTFPQNGSLLPAKHSLAQLKETGSAFEVEHECLGKCQGLFAPQFYVQPDAPCIQCLECCGMFAPQTFVMHSHRSPDKRTCHWGFESAKWHCYLHVNQKYLGTPEEKKLKIILEEMKEKFSMRNGKRTQPKANAPSGMELQSWYPVIKQEGDHVSPTHSFLHPSYYLYMCDKVVAPNVSLTSAVSQSKEVAKTEASKTASRLPEKQHAGGKPQKPASYPDVSLEEQEKMDLKINRELYGRSDRSILNSSPNKKKSDSATCNLVRDTSNVGVDRDATASSLLLVKDVTCEDDKGKIMEEVMRTYVKQQEKLNSILQKKQQLQMEVEMLSSSKAMRELTEEQQNLQKELESLQSEHAQRMEEFYVEQKDLEKKLEQLAELRQRLDLAEADRQELQDELRQEREARQKLEMMIKELKLQILKSSKAAKE
- the SKIL gene encoding ski-like protein isoform X1 gives rise to the protein MENLRTNFPPVQGSNKKLNGMADDGSPPVKKMLTDIHANGKLMSKVKKEHLEECGEAAMETEAGEQGKRTCASMPESLNLNPSLKHTLAQFHLSSQSSLGGPAAFSARYAQESMSPTVFLPLPSPQVLPGPLLIPSDSSTELTQTVLEGESISCFQVGGEKRLCLPQVLNSVLREFSLQQINTVCDELYIYCSRCTSDQLHILKVLGILPFNAPSCGLITLTDAQRLCNALLRPRTFPQNGSLLPAKHSLAQLKETGSAFEVEHECLGKCQGLFAPQFYVQPDAPCIQCLECCGMFAPQTFVMHSHRSPDKRTCHWGFESAKWHCYLHVNQKYLGTPEEKKLKIILEEMKEKFSMRNGKRTQPKANAPSGMELQSWYPVIKQEGDHVSPTHSFLHPSYYLYMCDKVVAPNVSLTSAVSQSKEVAKTEASKTASRLPEKQHAGGKPQKPASYPDVSLEEQEKMDLKINRELYGRSDRSILNSSPNKKKSDSATCNLVRDTSNVGVDRDATASSLLLVKDVTCEDDKGKIMEEVMRTYVKQQEKLNSILQKKQQLQMEVEMLSSSKAMRELTEEQQNLQKELESLQSEHAQRMEEFYVEQKDLEKKLEQVMKQKCTCDSNLEKDKEAEYAAQLAELRQRLDLAEADRQELQDELRQEREARQKLEMMIKELKLQILKSSKAAKE